TGCGGGAGCGGCCCTGTCCGATCGCCCTCTCGAGCTCGAGCAGCGGGTACGGCGTATACCCTTCGAGCCTGCGGTACCCCGCCTTGCGGAGCTCGTGGGCCGCCCGGATGACCTCTTCGGGCGTGTCGAACGCGCCCACGATCCCGCCCTGTAGCGTCCTCCTCATTTCAATGTCCCTCCTCGTGCGAGAGCTCGTGCTTGAGCTCCTTCACCTCGGCGAGCGGAATGAAGGGGACGAACCGCAAGAAGAGCAGGAAGAGCAGCAGGAAGAACCCCATGGTGCCGAGGAAAATGGCCCAGTCGACCGGGCTCGGGACGAACACGTCCCAGGCCGAGGGCAGGTAATCGCGCTGCAGGCCCATGACGATGATCACGAAGCGCTCGGCCCACATGCCGACGTTGACGAGGAGCGAGACGAACCAGAGGACGGCGAGGCTGCTCCGCGCCTTGCTGGACCAGAAGACCTGCGGGATGACCGAATTGCAGATCATCATCGTCCAGAAGATCCAGGCCCAGGGCCCGAAGGGGCGCGCCTCGAAGAACTGGTAGATCTCGTATTCGTCGCCGCTGTACCACGCCATGAAGAACTCGAGGATGTACGAGTACGTGACGACCCAGCTCGTCACGAGGACCATCTTGGCGAGGTTGTCGAGGTGCCTCTTCGTGATGACGTTCTCCAGGCGGAACAGGCTCCTGACGGGGATCACCAGGGTGAGCACCATGGCGAACCCGGAGAAGATCGCGCCCGCGACGAAGAACGGCGGGAAAATGGTGGAGTGCCAGCCGGGCACGAGCGTGATCGCGAAGTCCGAGCTCACGATCGAGTGCACGGAGAGCACGAGCGGCGTCGATAAACCCGCGAGCAGGCCATAAACCACACGGTAATGGCGGTAGGAGCTCGACGCGCCGGTGAAGCCGAGCGCGAAGATGCCATAGATCATCCGCTTCGCCCGGGTCGGAGCGCGATCCCGCATGGCCGCGAGGTCGGGGATGAGGCCCGTGTACCAGAAGACGAGCGAGACCGTGAAATAGGTCGAGATGGCCGCAGCGTCCCAGGGGAGCGCGCTCTTGAATTGCGGCCACACGTCCATCGTGGAGGGATACGGGAAAATCCAGTAGGCGAGCCAGGGCCGCCCGAGGTGCAGGACCGGGAACAGGGCGGCCTGGAGGACGGCGAAGAGCGTCATCGCCTCGGCGAACCGGTTGATGCTGGTGCGCCATTTCTGCTCGAAGAGCAGGAGCACGGCCGAGATGAAGGTGCCCGCGTGGCCGATACCGACCCACCAGACGAAATTGATGATGCCGAACCCCCAGCCGACCGGGATGTTGTTCCCCCACATCCCGATGCCGTACATCACGGTGAGCGTGATCCCGGCGAACAACGACAACGTGCCGAGGATGGCGACGAGGAAGCCGATTTTCCCGAGCTTTCTCCACGGCCGCCAGGCGGTCGAGAGGAGCTGGTCGGAGAGCTCGGCGTCCGTGGGGCGCCCGATGAGGACCGGCTCCGTGGCCATTTCAACCCACCTCCGGGTTCGGGTTCTTGATCATGGCGAGGTACCGAATACGCGGCTGGGTGCCGAGCTCGTGCAGGACGCCAAAGCTGCGCGGCTCCTCGCGCCAGCGGACCATGTCGGTCTCCCCGTGCGCGAGCGAGCCGAAACGAATGGCGCGCGTCGGGCAGGCCTCCTCGCAGGCCGTCTTGACCTCGCCCGGTCGGATGCTCCTGCGCTCGATGCTGGCGTCGATCTCGGCGCGCCGGATGCGCTGCACGCAGAACGTGCACTTCTCCATCACGCCGCGCTCGCGGACGGTGACGTCGGGGTTTTTCTGGAGCGTACGAATCTCGCTATTGTACTCCGGCTTCTCCTCGATCCAGTCGAACCAGTTGAACCGCCGCACCTTGTAGGGGCAGTTGTTCGAGCAGAACCGCGTGCCGATGCAGCGGTTGTACACCATCTCGTTGAGCCCGTCGGGGCTGTGGACGGTGGCGTTCACCGGACAGACGTACTCGCAGGGCGCCTTTTCGCAGTGCTGGCACAACATGGGCTGATGGACGACCTCCGGCGCGTCGACCTCGCCCGTGTGATACGTGTCGATGCGGAGCCAGTGCATCTCGCGGCTGCGGAGGACGCCCTCCTTGCCCACGACGGGGATGTTGTTCTCGGCCTGGCAAGCGACGACGCACGCGCTGCAGCCCGTGCAGATCGACGTGTCGATGCTCATCGCCCACTGATCGCCCTCATGATGGACCGTGGGCAAAATCGAGAGCACGGGGCCCTTGTGCTCGTGGGCGAAATGCGGATGCGCGCGGTACGCGTCGAGCGTCGCGGAGAGGGCGATCGGCCGGTCGTGCAAATCCCAGTGTTTCTGGGTCTGCGCGAGAGGGTATCTCTCGCCCGTGGGCCGCACGGTCGCGCCGTGGACGAAGGTTCGGCCGTACCGGCGGAGCGGCTGGACGTTTTTCCCGACACCCTCGGCGACGGGCAGGCCCGACCGGCCATACCCGAGGCGCAAGGAAATGGCCCGGTCGGCGTGGCCCGCCATGACGAAGACCGGCAACACGACGGTCGCGTGCGGCGGCGGGTTCGTCGTGATCACCGCCTGCGTCGGATCGACGAAGGGCAGCGTGATCTCCACGAGGTCTTCATTCGCGACGCCGAGCTCGCTCGCCGTGCGGACGCTCATGAGCGCCGCATTGTCCCAGGTGATCTTCGTCGTGGGATCGGGGAGCTCCTGGAGCCACGGGTTGTTCGCGAACTGGCCGTCGTGGACGCGGTAATCCCGGTAAAACCCGAGCTCGTACCGATCGGGGAGCGGCGGCGGCGCGGCGGCGAGGGCCGCGAGGGCGGCGGTGATCCCTTGCGGGGATAGATCGGCCCGGGCGGGCGGCGCCTCGGAGCCCGGCAAGAAGCCGCGTTGCAAGGTCGCCTCCCACTTGGCCTCGAAATTGGCCTCGCCGAGCAGCGCCCGCCAGCGCTCCCGCACGAGCCCGTGCGCATTCGCGTACGTATCGCCGAGCATCACGGCGAGGAGCTCGGACTCGGTCCGCCCGCCGAAGAGCGGGCGAATGAGGGGCTGCACGACGGACGCGGTGCCGTCCCCCGCGCGGCCGTCGGCCCAGGATTCTAGGTAATGTGTGCCCGGGACGAACCATGTGGTCCGCGCGCCGGTCTCGTCCATGTAGAGGCCGAGGTAGACGCTCTGGCGGACCTTGCCGAGCGCCGCTTTGAAATCGAGATCGCCCGGCGCGGCGTACACGGGGTTGCCACCCAGGATGACGAGCGTGTCGACCGCGCCGGCGTGCATTTCCGTGACGAGCGCGGCGAGGCCCTGCCCGGCCGTCCCGGGATCCCAGAGAATGGGATCGGTCATGGTGACCGTGGAGCCCATGGCGCCGAGGACGGAGTTCAAGAGAGCGCCGAGGGCGTGCACGTGCGAAGGTTGTCTGTCGCCGACGACGACGAGGCCGCCCCTGCCCGCGCGGACGAGGTCTCGCGCAATGGCGCCGACGAGGGCCCGCTCCTCGCGGCCAAGGAAGGGGCGTAGCGCCGTGACGATTTCGGGCGATACGGCCGAGGGCGGCTTTCCTCCGAGGAGGATCTCGGCCGCGAGGGCCGCGGCGAACGTCCCGATCTCGCTCGAACGCCGGCGGAGCTTGTGATCCGCGACGGTGCCCGTGCAGCTCGGCAAGCTCTCGACGACGTAGAGCCGGTTCATCGTGGGGTCCGGCCAGCCCGGGCGGCGGCGCTCCGCGAAATGGCGCGAGTACCGCAAATGCATGCCCTGCCCGTCGAGGAAGTCGGAATCGAGCGAGACGATGACGGAGGCATTCCGGAGATCGAGCTGGGGCGTGAGCGGCCGACCGAAAGCGAGCAGGCCTCCCCGGCTCGGCTCGCTCGTGTCCAGGGACGAATGCACGGTGACGCGCGCGGCCGGATAAGCCGTGAGCAGCCGATCGAGCAGGCTCGTGAGGAGCGGCGAGGCCGTGGGCTCGATCAGGATACGCAGCCCGGCGCCACGATCGGCGCGCGGGCGCGCGAGCTCCGCCGCGAGCGCTTCCCACGGGCGCAGCGCGCCATTTTGCGTGATGGCCCGCGCACGGTGCGGGTCGTAGAGGCCGAGGATGGACGCCTGCTCGAGCGCGCCCGCCGCGCCGAGGCTGGCCGGATGCTCGGGGTTGCCCTCGATCTTGATGGGCCGCCCCTCGCGGCTCTCGACGAGCAGGCCCGTCGCGAGCCCGTCGAGCGTCATGCTCGTCGCGTAATACCGGGACAGACCCGGCGTGACCTCGGGCGTACGGTAGGTGTACGGGAGGATCTTCTCGACGGGGTCCTTGACGCAGCCCGTGACGCCCGCGAGCGCCATGCTCGCGCCGAGGAGCTTCAGGAAGCTGCGGCGCGAGGGTTCGTCCGGACGCTCGTCCACCCCCTCGGGAAACTCCCTTTGCCTGTCCTCGGGAGGCGCCCCCTCGGAGACGAGCTCGGCGAGGCTGCGCCAGTAATCGCGGCCCGTCTTGCCTGCGAGGATCTTCTCCCAGAGCGCGCGTACGTCGTTGCCCAAAGGTGCTCTCCTATCGATGGCAGGCGGTGCAGGTGGTGATGCTTCGAACGCCGTATTCGCGTACCAGGTACGGCCCGAGGGCAGATTGATCGGCGGACACCCAGGTCATGTCGGTGATGCGGTCGAGCGGCCGGACGAACCTCTCCGGCTGCCTGTGGCATTCGAGGCACCACTGCATGCTCAGATCGGCGACCTGGTAGACGCGGCCCATCTCGTCGACGCGGCCATGGCAAGTGACGCACCCGACGCCCTTGTTCACGTGGATCGCGTGATTGAAATAGACGTAGTCGGGGACGTCGTGGACACGGTTCCACGGGATGGGCATGCCGGAGAAGTAGCTCCGCCGGACGGGCTCGAGCATGGGGCTCTGGTTCCAGACCTGGTTGTGACAACCCATGCAGAGGTCGGTCGAGGGGATGCCGGCCGTGGCGGATACGGTCGCCTCTTTATGGCAGTAGAGGCAATCGATACCGTCGTCCTGTACGTGGTGCCGGTGGTCGAACTCGACGGGCTGATCGATCTGATCGAGCTGCCGCCTCCAGTTCGGCGTGCGCACCCAGATCATGGGCGCGGCGACGAGCGCGCCCACGCCGCCGACGAGGCCGAGGAGCGCGATCCGGAAGGCCGTATTGGTCCAGGGACGAAAGAGTGCCGCCATCTCGTGCCTTCTCGGACGTCCGCACGGCGTGTGCGCCGCGGGCCCATCCAGCAGCATTCGATGCAAGCCGCGTGGCAGCGTTGCTGGCCCGGGCAAACAGCCGGCCGCCAGGGAGCCGGAAAGCAGGCGAGCGGAGATGAGCGGAGATGCGGGCGGGTGGGGCGAACGGAGCCCCCGAGGGAAAAGCCCTAATGCACTCAGCCGACGAGCGAGGGCCAGTCGGTGTGCACGGCGCCGAGCTCCGGTTTGTCCACGCGCTCGTAGGTGTGGGCGCCGAAGTAATCGCGCTGGGCCTGGGTCAGGTTCTGCGGCAGGCGCGCCGAGCGATGGCTGTCGTAATAGGCGAGGCTCGACGAGAACGCGAGGCACGGAATGCCGAGTCCCTGCGCGAACGCGACGGCCTTGCGGAAGCCGGGCTGCGATCGGGCCATCGCCTCGCGAAAACGATCGTCGAGGAGCAGGCTCGGGAGATCGGCGCGCTTCGAATACGCCTCCCGGATGCCGCCGAGGAGCTCGGCGCGGATGATGCACCCGCCCCTCCAGATGCCCGCGATCTCGCCGAGCGGCAGATCCCAGCGGAACGTGTCCGAGGCGGCGCGGAGGAGGGCCATGCCCTGGGTGTAGGAGCAGATCTTGGCGGCATACAGGGCGTCGTGCACGGCCGCGACGATCTCGGCCTCGTCGCCCTGAAAGCCCCCCGCCTTCGGCCCTTCGAGGACCCGCGCGGCCTCGATACGCTCGTTTTTCCGGCCCGAGAGGAGGCGCGCCATGATGGCGGCGTCGATCGTGGGAATGGCGACGCCGAGGTCGAGCGCGACCTTCGACGTCCAGAGGCCCGTGCCCTTCTGACCCGCCTTGTCGAGGATGAGATCGACGAGCGGCGCGCCCGTCTCGGCGTCCTTCGCGCGGAAGATCTTGGCCGTGATCTCGATGAGGAACGAGGAGAGGACGCCCTCGTTCCAGCGCGCGAAGACCTCGGCGAGGCGATCGGCGGAGAAGCCGAGGCCGCGGTGGAGGATGTCGTAGGCCTCGGCGATGAGCTGCATGTCGCCGTACTCGATGCCGTTATGGACCATTTTCACGAAATGGCCCGACCCGCCGGGGCCGATGTACGTGACGCAGGGGCCGTCGTCGACCTTCGCGGCAATGGCCTCCCAGACGGGGCGGATCTCCTCGTACGCGTCACGCTCGCCGCCGGGCATGAGCGAGGGGCCCCAGAGCGCGCCCTCCTCGCCGCCCGAGACGCCGGAGCCGACGAATCGAATGCCAGACGCGGCGAGCTCCTTCTGGCGGCGCTCGGTGTCCTCGTACCAGGAATTGCCGCCGTCGACGATGATATCGCCGGGCTCGAGGTGCGGGCGGATCTGCTCGATCGTCCAATCGACGGGCTGGCCTGCTTTCACGAGCAGGATGATCTTGCGCGGACGTTCGAGGAGCCGCGCGAGCTCGGCGGGGCTGTGCGCCCCGAAGAAACGCAGCCCCTTCGCGCGCGTGGCGAGCAGGTGGTCGACCTTTTCGGGTTCGCGGTTGTAGACGGCGATGGGAAAACCATGCCGCTCGATGTTGAGGGCGAGGTTCTCTCCCATCACCCCGAGGCCGACGAGGCCGATCTTCGCTCGAGCCGCTTCCATGTCCTCCTCCGGTTCCCCAGGTCCCTCCCGGGCGGCGCTACTCTAGCAGCTCGCCCGGGAGGTGTCTTCGACGGAGAAGGACACGGAGCGCCGTTGCGACGTCACATCCCGTCGCAGATCGGGGCGGGCTCGGGGGCGCAGGTCTTCGCCATCGCGTCGCAGTTGCCGCTCTGGCACTCGTCGAAGAACGTGCAGGCCTCGCCGTCGGCCTTGCGGGCCGTGCAGACGCTGGCCATGAAGTCGCAATACGAGTCCTTGCAGCCGCCCCCGCTGCACGCCTCGCCGAGGGCCTTCTTCTCCTCGCACATGTTGGACGAGAAGCTGCAGTAACCCGTGGCGCATTCGTCGTCGAACGAGCACGCCGCGCCGACAGCGCCGGGCGCCCCGCATTTACCGTCCTGCATGCTGGAATCGCCCAGGCACACGGAGGTCGCGCCCGCACACTCGGTGTCATTGGCGCAATCGCCGCCGTCGGCCACCTTGCCCGCGAAGACGTTCTCGCATTCGGGGTCGGGCGCGGCGCCGAGCGTGCCACAATCCACCTTGGCGAAGCAGGACGCCGCCAGCGCCCCGTCGTATTCGAGCCGGCCAGCCGCCACGGCCGCCTTGAGGTCCGCGAGCACGCTCATGTCGTAGAAGGCCTTGAAGCTCTGCACGCACTCGGCCTCGTTCGTGGGCTTGGGCATGAGGTTCGCGAACACGGTATCCATCTCGGCCATGGTGCAGCAGGAGTAGACCTGCTCGCAGAATGCCTCGGCCGTCCTGGTGCCGAGGTCGTCGAGGGCGACGGGGGGCGTGTTATTGCCGCCAGTCGTATTGTTCGTGTCGTCGCCGCAACCGACGAGAGAAGCAGCCCCGACGAGGGCCAGCGCAAACAAGGAAGTCACGATTCGGTTCATGGTTCGTCTCCTGCCCGGGCGCCTCGTCCTTCGGAGCAGGCGCGCGGTCGTATCGGGCTAGCACGCGCGAGGCGAGATGGAAAGGCGGAGCAAGAACCCGGGCGTGCTAAGCTCCAGAGGTGAACTTTCTCCTGCACAGGCACCTCGCGGAGGCGCATACGGGATCCCGCGCGGCCGGCGCGGGCGCGATGCTGCCGGACCTGTGGCGAATGGCGGACAGGCGCGTCCGGCCGCGTGATTCCGTCGAGGTCGG
This DNA window, taken from Polyangium spumosum, encodes the following:
- the nrfD gene encoding NrfD/PsrC family molybdoenzyme membrane anchor subunit, with the protein product MATEPVLIGRPTDAELSDQLLSTAWRPWRKLGKIGFLVAILGTLSLFAGITLTVMYGIGMWGNNIPVGWGFGIINFVWWVGIGHAGTFISAVLLLFEQKWRTSINRFAEAMTLFAVLQAALFPVLHLGRPWLAYWIFPYPSTMDVWPQFKSALPWDAAAISTYFTVSLVFWYTGLIPDLAAMRDRAPTRAKRMIYGIFALGFTGASSSYRHYRVVYGLLAGLSTPLVLSVHSIVSSDFAITLVPGWHSTIFPPFFVAGAIFSGFAMVLTLVIPVRSLFRLENVITKRHLDNLAKMVLVTSWVVTYSYILEFFMAWYSGDEYEIYQFFEARPFGPWAWIFWTMMICNSVIPQVFWSSKARSSLAVLWFVSLLVNVGMWAERFVIIVMGLQRDYLPSAWDVFVPSPVDWAIFLGTMGFFLLLFLLFLRFVPFIPLAEVKELKHELSHEEGH
- a CDS encoding TAT-variant-translocated molybdopterin oxidoreductase, which encodes MGNDVRALWEKILAGKTGRDYWRSLAELVSEGAPPEDRQREFPEGVDERPDEPSRRSFLKLLGASMALAGVTGCVKDPVEKILPYTYRTPEVTPGLSRYYATSMTLDGLATGLLVESREGRPIKIEGNPEHPASLGAAGALEQASILGLYDPHRARAITQNGALRPWEALAAELARPRADRGAGLRILIEPTASPLLTSLLDRLLTAYPAARVTVHSSLDTSEPSRGGLLAFGRPLTPQLDLRNASVIVSLDSDFLDGQGMHLRYSRHFAERRRPGWPDPTMNRLYVVESLPSCTGTVADHKLRRRSSEIGTFAAALAAEILLGGKPPSAVSPEIVTALRPFLGREERALVGAIARDLVRAGRGGLVVVGDRQPSHVHALGALLNSVLGAMGSTVTMTDPILWDPGTAGQGLAALVTEMHAGAVDTLVILGGNPVYAAPGDLDFKAALGKVRQSVYLGLYMDETGARTTWFVPGTHYLESWADGRAGDGTASVVQPLIRPLFGGRTESELLAVMLGDTYANAHGLVRERWRALLGEANFEAKWEATLQRGFLPGSEAPPARADLSPQGITAALAALAAAPPPLPDRYELGFYRDYRVHDGQFANNPWLQELPDPTTKITWDNAALMSVRTASELGVANEDLVEITLPFVDPTQAVITTNPPPHATVVLPVFVMAGHADRAISLRLGYGRSGLPVAEGVGKNVQPLRRYGRTFVHGATVRPTGERYPLAQTQKHWDLHDRPIALSATLDAYRAHPHFAHEHKGPVLSILPTVHHEGDQWAMSIDTSICTGCSACVVACQAENNIPVVGKEGVLRSREMHWLRIDTYHTGEVDAPEVVHQPMLCQHCEKAPCEYVCPVNATVHSPDGLNEMVYNRCIGTRFCSNNCPYKVRRFNWFDWIEEKPEYNSEIRTLQKNPDVTVRERGVMEKCTFCVQRIRRAEIDASIERRSIRPGEVKTACEEACPTRAIRFGSLAHGETDMVRWREEPRSFGVLHELGTQPRIRYLAMIKNPNPEVG
- a CDS encoding cytochrome c3 family protein, with the protein product MAALFRPWTNTAFRIALLGLVGGVGALVAAPMIWVRTPNWRRQLDQIDQPVEFDHRHHVQDDGIDCLYCHKEATVSATAGIPSTDLCMGCHNQVWNQSPMLEPVRRSYFSGMPIPWNRVHDVPDYVYFNHAIHVNKGVGCVTCHGRVDEMGRVYQVADLSMQWCLECHRQPERFVRPLDRITDMTWVSADQSALGPYLVREYGVRSITTCTACHR
- the gndA gene encoding NADP-dependent phosphogluconate dehydrogenase, whose amino-acid sequence is MEAARAKIGLVGLGVMGENLALNIERHGFPIAVYNREPEKVDHLLATRAKGLRFFGAHSPAELARLLERPRKIILLVKAGQPVDWTIEQIRPHLEPGDIIVDGGNSWYEDTERRQKELAASGIRFVGSGVSGGEEGALWGPSLMPGGERDAYEEIRPVWEAIAAKVDDGPCVTYIGPGGSGHFVKMVHNGIEYGDMQLIAEAYDILHRGLGFSADRLAEVFARWNEGVLSSFLIEITAKIFRAKDAETGAPLVDLILDKAGQKGTGLWTSKVALDLGVAIPTIDAAIMARLLSGRKNERIEAARVLEGPKAGGFQGDEAEIVAAVHDALYAAKICSYTQGMALLRAASDTFRWDLPLGEIAGIWRGGCIIRAELLGGIREAYSKRADLPSLLLDDRFREAMARSQPGFRKAVAFAQGLGIPCLAFSSSLAYYDSHRSARLPQNLTQAQRDYFGAHTYERVDKPELGAVHTDWPSLVG